One genomic window of Panicum hallii strain FIL2 chromosome 6, PHallii_v3.1, whole genome shotgun sequence includes the following:
- the LOC112896971 gene encoding probable WRKY transcription factor 41 — protein sequence MAMARSRTRPGTAAANHGAVSSIRAGQRNHRLLLVASPRLASLHLKFLPSSATRFPAPSPHYKKPRFPPLLSPPGTSRLLIVKRFPIPDPIASKLTLRASSGNGFPSGADDRASVLAAAAAMAEGGESGGRARLVSELVCVQDLVRRLELQLRAPADAASVDLCRQLIHQIVALTDRSIGMARCSPDLAAAHCLLPAAAQQQQQPLSGAPSPLSDAGSDHHQPFLRASPKKRKATARWTSQQVRVSAAGAGAEGPADDGHSWRKYGQKDILGAKHPRAYYRCTHRNSQNCPATKQVQRTDDDPKLFDVVYHGDHTCRPSAASTRRAPHNPHAQAALQGLAARLTVTTDAAIAAAALPPMTPDSCPARGASSPWSLASPVGSDSNGCAQGVSPCPVPGYADWGSHGDLQEVVSACAAVSDLQGLPVLDSELMSLECFAFDQSFDMGGAMPSLFYP from the coding sequence ATGGCGATGGCGCGAAGCAGGACCCGACCCGGCACGGCGGCAGCCAATCACGGGGCGGTCTCCTCGATCCGGGCCGGTCAAAGAAATCATCGCCTTCTCCTCGTCGCCTCGCCACGCCTCGCCTCACTTCACTTGAAattcctcccctcctctgcGACGCGCTTCCCCGCTCCCTCACCTCACTATAAGAAGCCCCGCTTCCCTCCACTCCTCTCACCACCAGGCACCAGTCGCCTCCTCATCGTCAAGCGATTCCCGATCCCCGACCCGATCGCCAGCAAGCTCACACTCCGCGCTTCCAGCGGCAACGGTTTCCCCTCCGGCGCCGACGACCGAGCCTCGGTTCTTGCAGCCGCAGCAGCAATGGCGGAGGGCGGggagagcggcgggcgggcgcggctgGTCTCGGAGCTGGTCTGCGTGCAGGACCTGGTGCGCCGGCTCGAGCTGCAGCTGCGCGCCCCCGCGGACGCCGCGTCCGTCGACCTCTGCCGCCAACTCATCCACCAGATCGTCGCGCTCACCGACCGCTCCATCGGGATGGCCCGCTGCTCcccagacctcgccgccgcgcactgcttgctccccgccgccgcgcaacagcagcagcagcccctGTCCGGCGCGCCCAGCCCCCTGAGCGACGCCGGCTCCGACCACCACCAGCCGTTCCTCCGGGCCAGCCCCAAGAAGCGCAAGGCCACGGCACGCTGGACCAGCCAGCAGGTGCGCGtcagcgccgccggcgccggcgccgagggCCCCGCCGACGACGGCCACAGCTGGCGCAAGTACGGCCAGAAGGACATCCTCGGCGCCAAGCACCCGCGGGCCTACTACCGCTGCACCCACCGCAACTCGCAGAACTGCCCGGCCACCAAGCAGGTGCAGCGCACCGACGACGACCCCAAGCTCTTCGACGTCGTCTACCACGGCGACCACACCTGCCGGCCCTCCGCCGCGTCCACCAGGAGGGCGCCGCACAACCCGCACGCGCAGGCCGCGCTGCagggcctcgccgcccgcctcACGGTGACCACGGACGCcgcgatcgccgccgccgcgctcccgcCGATGACGCCCGACAGCTGCCCGGCGCGGGGCGCGTCGTCGCCGTGGTCGCTGGCCTCGCCCGTCGGCTCCGACTCCAACGGCTGCGCGCAGGGCGTGTCGCCGTGTCCCGTGCCCGGGTACGCGGACTGGGGCTCCCACGGCGACCTCCAGGAGGTGGTTtcggcgtgcgccgccgtgtcCGACCTACAGGGACTGCCGGTGCTGGACAGCGAGCTCATGTCGCTGGAGTGCTTCGCGTTCGATCAGAGCTTCGACATGGGCGGCGCAATGCCGAGCCTCTTCTATCCATGA
- the LOC112896972 gene encoding cytochrome B5-like protein translates to MEVIIIISLVILLALGALFVIPKSQNKGKSKGTDSGDGTTSKSYTKEEISKHNTRKDCWIIIKDKVYDVTPYVEEHPGGDAILNNAGGDSTEGFFGPQHGTRVFDIIEDFCIGQLKAS, encoded by the exons ATGGAGGTTATTATCATCATCTCACTTGTCATTCTTTTGGCACTAGGAGCTCTCTTTGTGATCCCGAAGTCCCAAAACAAAG GTAAATCAAAGGGAACTGATTCAGGAGATGGAACG ACATCTAAGAGCTATACAAAGGAAGAGATCTCTAAACATAACACAAGGAAGGATTGTTGGATCATCATCAAAGACAAG GTCTATGATGTCACTCCTTATGTGGAGGAACATCCAGGCGGAGATGCCATTCTAAATAATGCTGGTGGTGATTCCACAGAAGGCTTTTTTGG ACCACAGCACGGCACTAGAGTCTTCGATATTATCGAGGATTTCTGTATCGGACAGTTGAAGGCTTCATGA